In Clostridia bacterium, a single genomic region encodes these proteins:
- a CDS encoding DUF86 domain-containing protein: MLNLNLINERLDQIRASVNRLQRLVSLSKEDFLADPDNFAIAEHHLRRSLEALLDIGRHILAKKGLGRPEDYRGIINSLGKNGILPPDFTARIQGMAGYRNRLVHGYANVTAEEIYEILKRNLGDFETFARYVIQFIDREDKS; this comes from the coding sequence TTGCTTAACCTCAATTTGATTAATGAGCGCTTGGACCAGATACGGGCTTCAGTAAACCGTCTGCAGCGGCTAGTCTCCCTAAGCAAGGAGGATTTTCTAGCTGACCCCGATAACTTTGCTATAGCGGAACACCACCTGCGCCGGTCCTTAGAAGCGCTTTTAGATATCGGTCGGCACATCTTAGCCAAGAAAGGCCTAGGTCGACCCGAAGATTACCGAGGCATCATTAACTCGCTCGGGAAGAATGGTATTCTCCCCCCGGATTTTACTGCCCGCATCCAAGGAATGGCCGGGTACCGAAACCGATTGGTACACGGTTATGCTAACGTTACTGCCGAGGAAATATACGAGATTCTAAAGCGTAACTTAGGTGACTTTGAGACTTTTGCCCGTTATGTGATTCAGTTCATTGACAGGGAAGATAAGTCTTAA